Proteins encoded by one window of Lates calcarifer isolate ASB-BC8 linkage group LG7_1, TLL_Latcal_v3, whole genome shotgun sequence:
- the si:dkey-206f10.1 gene encoding adenylate cyclase type 8: MVTFAETSQVSPMGLCEPPCLTATLSPGLRRKKMLWQNAVKHIIIQQELSAQVGVEPARKIIVTDTYMEEINRQIRNKATRGATKRRSSSFRVHPSSSRGSTSTHTSVGGSFHDYVSDADFFVSWGHTVRGVYIPTLRHTFKSRDLERLYQQHSSHQRRNSLAITNIIDAVAKLHVLVLYLALAPEAVTDILRGCLTGIFMVLAVALCIVVLTCKDSMSPRWLRYAGLASWLSQTTQVLGGLVYGLEKDPSWYVLFTLFATYTLLPLPLLWAMCAGSLTSVLHLLVEIVHYYNDTVLLKKVFAKGLLYLGMNTAGLFIHYLTDHAQRQVFLETRRCIEGRLKLEQENQRQERLVLSILPRFVALEMIADMSSLEDELNPQEFHKIYIHQYKDVSILFADIKGFTLLSMNLSAQDLVRTLNELFGRFDRLAEEHHCLRIKILGDCYYCVSGVPEPQRAHARYCVEMGLAMINTIRFVRKQLNFDMDMRIGIHTGSVLCGVLGLQKWQFDVWSWDVGIANMLEAGGIPGRIHISRATLDSLDGTYKTEDGHGRDRNEFLRRHNIDTFLICPQEENNKVNLTEPPKVLKTNRTWNPELPFGNVIDMNSILASFTNGSLPNIWQSTSKEINKRIKHAIEVRSSERMHKEHITPLTLVFKDTHIEDKFSQMRDEMFNSNLVCSFIMLLFLMAAQALIPAPRLFPVVLQFSVFLLAYMLLLLLALAEEFKWAPVALQHFCCWIHENNSARNLLTLTAIIINFGLASTDMVWCILTNTGEADMDRSNAASRVLTVCTYPEVFVLSGVIAMVTCAVFLRLNSLLKLAVLLLAVAVYSYLIHLAFLTLTRHDMLHRSHYVRRKGISIILMVMFIVAVFYNGRQWEATARLDFLWRLQAQQEVEDMRELREHNECLLHNILPLHVARHFLDRSKNDEELYSQSYDEVGVMFASIAGFNEYFEQKEIKHEGVDCLRLLNEIIAGFDELLEESYFHCVEKIKTIGSCYMAASGLAPDRQVSMDEWNHLSELVLFALAMQETLKEINRFSAKNFQLRVGIAHGPVVAGVIGATKPQYDIWGSTVNLASRMDSTGVSGRIQVPEATRRILADWGFVLELRGEIFVKGVSECQGKVRTYFISTMRSKRSTVGTDGHTGGRTSGRMTLAGVVFGLVQARHKEKMRESNGGFSLSPCTLQC; the protein is encoded by the exons ATGGTGACCTTTGCTGAGACGAGTCAGGTCTCCCCCATGGGGCTGTGTGAGCCACCCTGCCTGACCGCAACCCTGTCTCCTGGGCTGCGGCGGAAGAAAATGCTGTGGCAGAATGCtgtaaaacacatcattatCCAGCAGGAGCTCAGCGCCCAG GTTGGTGTGGAACCAGCACGCAAAATCATTGTGACAGACACCTACATGGAGGAGATCAACAGACAAATCCGTAACAAGGCCACACGTGGGGCCACGAAACGCCGCTCCTCCTCATTCAGAGTCCACCCATCTAGTTCCCGCGGCTccaccagcacacacaccagtgtTGGAGGTTCTTTTCACGACTATGTCAGCGATGCCGACTTCTTTGTGAGCTGGGGTCACACTGTTCGTGGTGTCTACATACCCACCCTGAGGCACACCTTCAAGTCCCGTGACCTGGAGAGACTCTACCAGCAGCACTCTTCTCACCAAAGACGCAACTCTCTAGCTATAACAAATATAATCGATGCTGTGGCCAAGCTGCACGTGTTGGTCCTGTATCTGGCGCTAGCCCCAGAGGCAGTCACGGACATACTGCGTGGCTGCCTGACGGGCATTTTCATGGTGTTAGCTGTAGCACTGTGCATCGTGGTGTTGACTTGCAAAGACTCCATGTCCCCAAGGTGGCTCCGTTATGCTGGCCTAGCTAGCTGGCTGTCACAGACCACGCAGGTGCTGGGAGGACTGGTTTATGGACTAGAAAAAGACCCTTCATGGTATGTTTTGTTCACACTGTTCGCCACATACACGCTGCTGCCGTTACCTTTGCTTTGGGCCATGTGCGCCGGTTCCCTTACCTCAGTGTTGCACCTTCTGGTTGAGATAGTGCACTACTACAATGACACCGTACTTTTGAAAAAG GTGTTTGCCAAAGGCCTGCTGTACCTGGGTATGAACACAGCTGGCTTGTTCATCCACTACCTGACAGACCACGCCCAGAGACAAGTTTTCCTGGAAACGCGCCGTTGCATTGAGGGTCGCCTCAAACTGGAGCAAGAGAACCAGAGACAG GAGCGTCTGGTGCTGTCAATCCTGCCTCGCTTTGTTGCCTTGGAGATGATTGCTGACATGAGCTCTTTGGAGGATGAGCTCAATCCTCAGGAGTTTCACAAAATCTATATCCACCAGTACAAAGATgtcag catCCTTTTTGCAGACATCAAGGGCTTTACTCTTTTGTCCATGAACCTGTCAGCACAGGATCTGGTTCGAACCCTCAACGAGCTCTTTGGACGCTTTGACCGACTGGCAGAG GAACACCACTGCCTGCGAATAAAGATACTGGGAGACTGTTACTACTGTGTGTCAGGGGTCCCTGAGCCACAGCGTGCCCATGCCCGTTACTGTGTTGAGATGGGCTTGGCTATGATCAACACTATACG GTTTGTACGGAAGCAGTTAAACTTTGACATGGACATGAGGATCGGGATCCACACAGGTTCTGTCCTCTGTGGGGTGCTCGGGCTGCAGAAATGGCAGTTTGACGTCTGGTCCTGGGATGTGGGCATTGCCAACATGCTGGAGGCCGGGGGGATCCCAGG TCGCATCCATATCTCAAGGGCGACTCTGGACTCTCTGGACGGAACCTACAAGACAGAGGACGGTCATGGCCGTGACAGGAACGAGTTTCTGAGGAGGCACAACATCGACACTTTCCTCATCTGCCCtcaggaggaaaacaacaaagttaACCTCACTGAGCCCCCCAAAGTCCTGAAAACAAACCGAACTTGGAACCCAGAGTTGCCTTTTGGGAACGTCATTGACATGAACAGT ATCTTGGCCTCCTTTACAAACGGTTCGCTGCCCAACATATGGCAGTCCACCTCCAAAGAAATCAACAAACGCATCAAGCATGCTATAGAGGTTCGGAGCAGTGAGCGCATGCACAAGGAGCACATCACTCCACTGACCCTGGTGttcaaggacacacacatcGAGGACAAG TTCTCCCAGATGAGAGATGAAATGTTCAACTCCAATCTGGTCTGCTCCTTCATCATGCTTCTCTTTCTCATGGCTGCCCAGGCCCTCATCCCTGCCCCCAG GTTGTTCCCAGTCGTTCTCCAATTTTCAGTCTTCCTGCTCGCctacatgctgctgctgctgttagccCTGGCTGAGGAGTTCAAGTGGGCTCCTGTGGCGCTGCAACACTTCTGCTGCTGGATCCATGAAAACAACAGTGCCCGCAACCTTCTCACCCTCACTGCCATCATCATTAACTTTGGCTTGGCCTCTACTGACatg GTATGGTGCATTCTTACAAACACAGGAGAGGCTGACATGGACAGAAGTAACGCAGCCTCACGTGTTCTCACTGTCTGCACTTACCCTGAG GTCTTTGTGTTGAGCGGTGTGATCGCCATGGTGACTTGTGCCGTGTTTCTGCGTCTGAACTCTCTACTTAAGCTGGCCGTCTTGCTGCTGGCGGTGGCTGTATACTCCTACCTCATCCACCTGGCCTTCCTTACACTCACACGCCATGACATGCTGCACAG GTCTCATTATGTCAGGAGAAAGGGAATCTCCATCATTCTCATGGTGATGTTTATTGTGGCTGTCTTTTACAACGGACGGCAG TGGGAGGCCACTGCCAGACTGGACTTCCTGTGGCGTCTGCAGGCCCAACAGGAAGTGGAGGACATGAGAGAACTGCGGGAACACAACGAGTGTTTGTTGCACAACATCCTGCCGCTGCACGTAGCACGACATTTCCTGGACCGGAGCAAGAATGACGAG GAGCTTTACTCCCAGTCCTATGATGAAGTGGGTGTTATGTTTGCCTCAATTGCTGGGTTCAACGAGTACTTTGAGCAGAAAGAGATCAAACATGAAGGAGTGGACTGCCTCCGACTGTTGAATGAGATCATTGCTGGCTTTGATGAG TTGCTGGAGGAGTCATACTTCCACTGCGTGGAGAAGATCAAGACCATTGGGAGCTGCTACATGGCGGCCTCTGGCTTAGCTCCAGACAGACAG GTCTCCATGGATGAATGGAATCACCTGAGCGAGCTGGTTTTGTTTGCACTGGCAATGCAAGAGACCTTGAAAGAGATTAACAGGTTCTCTGCCAAAAACTTTCAGCTGCGTGTGG GCATCGCCCACGGGCCGGTGGTCGCTGGTGTGATCGGTGCCACCAAGCCGCAGTATGACATCTGGGGCTCGACAGTGAACCTGGCCAGCCGCATGGACAGCACAGGTGTAAGTGGACGCATCCAGGTGCCCGAGGCCACGCGCAGGATCCTGGCAGACTGGGGTTTTGTCCTGGAGCTCCGTGGAGAAATATTTGTCAAGGGG GTGAGCGAGTGCCAGGGGAAAGTTCGCACCTATTTCATCAGCACCATGCGCAGTAAGAGGTCGACTGTCGGAACAGATGGCCACACGGGCGGCCGGACATCAGGACGCATGACGCTGGCAGGAGTGGTGTTCGGTCTCGTCCAGGCCAGACACAaggagaagatgagagagagcaaCGGGGGGTTCAGTCTGTCTCCCTGCACCCTGCAGTGCTGA